The genomic region TCCTCCTGAGCGAGGCTTATCTGGAATACTAGAAAAAGAGAAAAAAGTAATAGTTTGCGCATTGGTTTATTTTTGAAAAGCCCTAATATAAAAAAAACCGTCCTGATAGGGACGGTTTGTATAGTGTATAGACGTTTTATCTAGATATCATCAAAACTTACATCTGTAAATTTCTCTGCTGCCGGAGATGCTGTTTGCTCAACTGGCTGCTCATCATATTCCTTTTTGAAATCTTTCTGGTGACGTTCGCTGATCACTTCCTCACCTTTTTCATTAACGATAAAGTTCGTCATTTCCTCAAGGATCTCTCTAAATCCATCAAAATCTTCTTTGTATAGGTAGATCTTGTGTTTTTTGTAGTAGAAAGAACCATCGTCGTTCGTGAACTTCTTACTCTCTGTAATCGTAAGATAATAATCATCTGCACGGGT from Christiangramia sp. OXR-203 harbors:
- a CDS encoding PUR family DNA/RNA-binding protein, yielding MSDKGMMEKEEIFSKVLRAGRRTYFFDVRSTRADDYYLTITESKKFTNDDGSFYYKKHKIYLYKEDFDGFREILEEMTNFIVNEKGEEVISERHQKDFKKEYDEQPVEQTASPAAEKFTDVSFDDI